From the genome of Segatella hominis, one region includes:
- a CDS encoding S8 family serine peptidase, protein MKGWETLVITVGALCSNGNISYFSQTGDKLDVVAPGVDVLSTLPNNETGLKDGTSMACPHVAGLAALILERNPPSYRNTS, encoded by the coding sequence ATAAAGGGGTGGGAAACTTTAGTAATTACTGTTGGCGCACTTTGTTCAAATGGAAATATTTCTTATTTTTCTCAAACCGGAGATAAGCTAGATGTGGTTGCTCCTGGTGTTGATGTGTTGTCTACACTGCCTAATAACGAAACCGGCCTTAAGGATGGTACATCAATGGCCTGTCCACATGTAGCAGGTTTGGCGGCTCTCATTCTTGAACGAAATCCCCCGTCTTACCGTAACACAAGTTAA
- a CDS encoding InlB B-repeat-containing protein: MFAWVHSRNDYGKTKVSTQYLIDNNSMLAAYKTDDAFTKACKSYGSSADVFLTPDDNGSVAPVAPAVPDVLPTDGKFEVKLIANPSIGGSVTGAVRCPAGQSVEISASPAEGYQFNRWSDGNTNASRSVTLNSNTTLTAYFKSDSDTGDQNPSGSLEG; encoded by the coding sequence GTGTTTGCCTGGGTGCACAGCCGCAACGACTACGGCAAGACCAAGGTATCGACCCAATACCTCATCGACAACAACAGCATGTTGGCGGCATACAAGACGGACGATGCGTTCACCAAGGCTTGCAAGAGCTACGGCAGCAGCGCCGATGTGTTCCTCACTCCCGACGATAACGGTTCGGTAGCTCCCGTCGCTCCTGCTGTTCCCGATGTACTCCCTACCGATGGGAAGTTTGAGGTCAAGCTCATCGCCAATCCCTCTATCGGTGGTTCGGTGACCGGTGCCGTTCGCTGCCCTGCCGGTCAGTCGGTGGAGATCAGCGCCTCGCCAGCCGAAGGTTACCAGTTCAACCGATGGAGCGATGGCAACACCAATGCCTCACGTAGCGTAACGCTCAATTCCAACACCACCCTCACTGCCTACTTCAAGTCGGACAGCGACACTGGAGATCAGAATCCCAGTGGTTCATTGGAGGGCTGA
- a CDS encoding transglutaminase domain-containing protein: MKMRKMLQYRLADLDSMLVLLFAFLQPISAQKADDNVHILQCNDRYVFKTDDAGKTIVVNTTDYEYGVTQYSAIVQPCAYYGEFIRLDKAQCKGYAQYKSAIPRNVFYDDTKICYFSYQIPKVGKTLKASFTRTYLNPIYFTTIPLCEANYVEHKKIEVIKPKAFQQFRIKEYNLPAGIEKSTTCNAEGDSVFTYVIHSLPAQLIEPNSPSWGYSAPHLLVLGAFQSLQDMFVWSHQLANVDCSIPNQEEILREIQKGAKNDYDKIANTYAWVQQNIRYLAFEAGISAHQPATPAETIRKRYGDCKAMALLLKTLLKAQGFDARQTDIGTWDVPYSLQENPSIASIDHAICTVFYQGKPYYLDATNPYIPLGYVPDNIQGRMALVEDADSFRMNKLPELAADSCFSSITYQATLESGDDGNYDIKGKLYSKWKGDMKSWILVGIDATAQDEKEKALVAAMGGDERLDKIGDIVMTGNSPRDESLNITAFFMKKGAGQLVDGSVYLDANLDESLFLTPVDTTKRVSDYMISMKVKNVRKVSLSIPKGMHVQELPAPFASHSHWADLSCTFSKQGNRVVMKKEYVIKNRRVALKDIPAWNKMVSEWNDACNQQVVILTK; this comes from the coding sequence ATGAAAATGAGAAAAATGCTCCAATACAGACTTGCTGATTTAGATAGTATGCTGGTATTGCTCTTCGCTTTTTTGCAACCCATCTCGGCTCAAAAAGCTGATGACAATGTGCATATATTGCAATGCAATGATAGATACGTCTTCAAAACTGATGACGCAGGTAAGACTATTGTTGTTAACACTACGGATTATGAGTATGGTGTAACCCAATATTCCGCTATAGTTCAACCATGTGCTTATTACGGAGAATTTATTCGTTTGGACAAGGCACAGTGTAAGGGGTATGCACAATACAAGTCAGCCATCCCTCGTAATGTCTTTTACGATGATACCAAGATTTGCTACTTTAGCTATCAGATTCCAAAGGTTGGCAAGACTCTGAAGGCTTCTTTTACTCGAACCTATCTCAATCCTATTTATTTCACAACTATTCCTTTGTGTGAAGCTAATTATGTAGAGCATAAGAAGATAGAGGTAATCAAGCCAAAAGCCTTCCAGCAGTTTCGGATAAAAGAATATAATCTTCCTGCTGGTATAGAAAAAAGTACTACATGTAATGCAGAGGGAGATTCCGTTTTTACTTATGTGATTCATTCCTTACCTGCACAGCTGATAGAACCTAATTCTCCATCTTGGGGATATAGTGCTCCTCATCTCTTGGTGTTGGGAGCATTCCAAAGTCTGCAAGATATGTTTGTCTGGTCTCATCAGTTGGCTAATGTGGATTGCTCTATTCCTAATCAAGAAGAAATACTAAGAGAGATACAGAAAGGGGCAAAAAACGATTATGACAAGATAGCCAATACTTACGCCTGGGTACAGCAGAATATCAGATATTTGGCTTTTGAGGCAGGCATTTCTGCCCATCAACCGGCAACACCTGCTGAAACTATTCGTAAGCGTTATGGTGATTGCAAGGCCATGGCTCTTTTGCTCAAAACCTTGCTCAAGGCTCAAGGCTTTGATGCTCGTCAAACGGATATAGGGACATGGGATGTACCTTATTCTTTGCAGGAAAATCCTTCTATTGCATCTATTGATCATGCGATATGTACGGTTTTCTATCAGGGAAAGCCATATTATCTGGATGCTACGAATCCATATATTCCTTTAGGCTATGTGCCAGACAATATACAAGGAAGGATGGCTTTGGTAGAAGACGCAGATAGCTTTCGTATGAATAAGTTACCTGAGCTGGCTGCTGATTCTTGCTTTTCTTCTATAACATATCAGGCAACCTTGGAATCTGGGGATGATGGAAACTATGATATAAAGGGAAAATTGTACTCTAAATGGAAGGGCGATATGAAGTCTTGGATACTAGTGGGGATTGACGCTACGGCACAAGATGAAAAAGAGAAGGCCTTGGTGGCAGCGATGGGGGGTGATGAACGATTGGATAAGATTGGGGATATTGTGATGACGGGAAATAGTCCTCGGGATGAGTCTTTGAATATCACTGCTTTTTTTATGAAAAAGGGAGCTGGGCAACTGGTTGACGGTAGTGTTTATTTAGATGCCAATCTCGATGAGAGCCTTTTTCTGACTCCAGTGGATACAACCAAACGGGTTTCCGATTATATGATAAGTATGAAAGTCAAAAATGTGCGTAAGGTCAGTCTCTCTATACCAAAAGGTATGCATGTGCAGGAACTCCCTGCTCCTTTTGCGTCGCATTCCCATTGGGCTGACTTGTCTTGTACGTTTTCCAAACAAGGCAATCGTGTCGTCATGAAAAAGGAATATGTTATCAAGAACAGGCGAGTAGCCTTGAAGGATATTCCGGCATGGAACAAAATGGTTTCCGAATGGAATGATGCCTGCAATCAGCAAGTAGTTATATTAACAAAATAA
- the mobV gene encoding MobV family relaxase has product MERNIPRAAIHVGTDKKSFSSQVGNEAERRGWDEKRYKLKNADIDKNNHYNYSRKRLNFEIVKGEKIVPLGSQSVPLHERLQHRLDELGFKPYMDAKRPHQVSRNSPNCTVGIIFSGDHDVLNRLAFGEQKLNTSDPNADHSKVVLQKGIYDWALDTYRFACEKWGEENVIGFDVHCDETSIHAHVQTVPVEQVKKRGRIGSKYIHKDNPEKVLSTKEWRALPKEERDNYTKSEAAKGVVERVSYAKVWGERAKDKSQYLSQLHTDYYNKVGHKYGLARGFSYDELSEEEKRGRKHKNKMVLEAERQAKVALDKVEKYAVLATIDKKELTIPLLNIKAPVQEAMNAVKKELAIPIPALIGQKAWREERVANIYAAIKALVAAINAERDKQNEGVRKSVNKTYTYYMQNLNKQIEENKSLRAENDALKTENNKVKQRISQLDEKAVERVTTQLVCAKEELASAKSYNTTLMEMYNDLKARWNAIWQEPEMTDAWRRVEARKEKDAKEKARQEAEAKRESMARQNRYIGVLDKFIHEGHEALASFAKTERVNFNEKESASIYYGIIASAVKHNIGLDSKACIDSAAKRFLSDMSWHGITDFKQECITSWTKLFATNEVQFTDNAIDNFLTFVDHMSCSADTYVSLGGSNGCADQLTNWDGTQKVGLGAVQRKKEKGFSL; this is encoded by the coding sequence ATGGAAAGAAACATACCACGTGCCGCCATCCATGTAGGCACAGACAAGAAATCGTTCTCGTCCCAAGTGGGCAACGAGGCGGAACGCAGAGGTTGGGACGAGAAACGTTACAAACTAAAAAACGCGGACATAGACAAGAACAACCATTATAACTACTCACGCAAGAGACTCAACTTTGAGATAGTCAAGGGCGAAAAGATAGTGCCTCTTGGTTCCCAGTCGGTGCCGTTGCATGAACGCTTGCAGCACAGACTTGATGAACTTGGCTTCAAGCCGTATATGGATGCCAAGCGTCCCCACCAAGTTTCAAGGAACAGTCCGAACTGCACTGTCGGCATCATCTTCAGTGGTGACCATGATGTGCTTAACAGGCTTGCCTTTGGTGAACAGAAACTCAACACATCAGATCCAAATGCTGACCACAGCAAAGTTGTATTGCAAAAAGGCATCTATGACTGGGCATTGGACACCTACCGCTTTGCATGTGAGAAATGGGGAGAAGAGAATGTCATCGGCTTTGATGTGCATTGTGACGAGACAAGCATCCATGCCCATGTGCAGACCGTGCCTGTTGAACAAGTAAAGAAACGTGGGCGCATCGGAAGCAAGTACATTCACAAGGATAATCCAGAAAAGGTTCTCTCTACCAAGGAATGGAGAGCACTTCCAAAAGAAGAACGTGACAACTACACAAAATCGGAAGCGGCAAAGGGTGTTGTTGAAAGGGTCTCTTATGCCAAAGTGTGGGGAGAGCGAGCAAAGGACAAATCACAATACCTTTCCCAACTTCATACCGACTATTACAACAAAGTTGGGCATAAGTATGGTTTGGCAAGAGGCTTCTCCTATGATGAACTTTCAGAGGAAGAGAAGCGAGGACGCAAGCATAAGAACAAGATGGTGCTTGAAGCTGAACGTCAGGCGAAAGTCGCTCTTGACAAAGTGGAGAAATATGCAGTGCTTGCCACAATCGACAAGAAGGAGCTGACCATTCCTTTACTCAACATCAAGGCTCCAGTTCAAGAAGCGATGAATGCCGTAAAGAAAGAACTTGCCATCCCTATTCCTGCACTTATAGGACAAAAGGCGTGGCGTGAGGAGCGTGTGGCAAATATCTACGCTGCAATCAAGGCTCTTGTAGCAGCCATTAATGCAGAACGTGACAAGCAGAATGAAGGTGTACGCAAGTCTGTTAACAAGACATACACTTACTATATGCAGAATCTCAATAAGCAGATAGAGGAGAACAAGTCGCTTCGTGCCGAGAATGATGCGCTAAAGACTGAAAACAACAAAGTCAAACAACGCATCTCTCAACTTGACGAGAAGGCTGTGGAGCGAGTGACTACTCAACTTGTCTGTGCGAAGGAAGAACTCGCCAGTGCCAAAAGTTATAATACTACACTTATGGAAATGTACAATGATTTGAAGGCTCGTTGGAATGCCATTTGGCAAGAGCCTGAAATGACAGACGCATGGAGACGAGTGGAAGCACGTAAGGAGAAAGACGCAAAAGAAAAGGCTCGGCAAGAAGCCGAAGCCAAACGTGAAAGCATGGCTCGGCAAAACAGATACATAGGAGTGCTTGACAAGTTCATCCATGAGGGACATGAAGCTTTAGCATCCTTTGCAAAAACAGAAAGAGTCAACTTCAACGAGAAAGAATCGGCTTCCATATACTATGGCATTATTGCATCTGCTGTAAAGCATAATATTGGATTAGACTCTAAAGCCTGTATAGATTCGGCAGCAAAGAGGTTCTTGTCTGATATGTCTTGGCATGGTATTACAGACTTCAAGCAAGAATGTATTACCAGTTGGACAAAACTATTCGCCACAAATGAAGTTCAATTCACAGACAACGCCATTGACAACTTTCTCACTTTTGTTGACCACATGTCATGCAGCGCAGACACATACGTTTCACTTGGTGGCTCAAATGGGTGCGCTGACCAACTTACAAATTGGGACGGAACACAAAAAGTGGGATTGGGAGCTGTTCAAAGAAAAAAGGAAAAAGGTTTCTCGCTATAG
- a CDS encoding DUF6371 domain-containing protein: MNEYRFHLEKYRSGNRYTCPNCERKRCFTRYIDDEGGVSFPDNVGKCDHEHSCGYHYTPKDYFREHPGFLSKDKLPYPTRRNIQPKVVEKPISYIANAIMERSLSHYGINPLYQYLSKVFGEQETERLMKMYHVGTSYKWGGSTIYWQVDKDDKVRTGKVMLYNPKDGHRVKEPRSYVGWAHAFLLLPDFNLCQCFFGEHLLAQHPTMSVAIVESEKTAIIASHFIPNFIWLATGGMHGCLNQIAVKVLGARDIILFPDLGATDKWKSKIPLLQSVCKRVVISNILEDNATDEQKTKGLDIADFLLMTETPQMALQRLIKQHPPLQHLIDCLGLVLVEES, from the coding sequence ATGAACGAGTATAGATTTCACTTGGAGAAATACAGATCGGGTAATCGTTACACATGCCCGAATTGTGAGCGCAAGCGTTGTTTCACAAGATACATAGATGATGAGGGGGGAGTATCCTTCCCTGACAATGTAGGCAAATGCGACCATGAGCATAGTTGTGGGTATCACTATACTCCTAAAGACTATTTCCGTGAGCATCCAGGCTTTCTATCTAAGGACAAATTGCCATATCCGACAAGAAGGAATATCCAACCGAAAGTCGTAGAAAAGCCTATTTCCTATATCGCCAACGCTATTATGGAGCGTTCCTTGTCTCATTACGGAATCAATCCGTTATACCAGTACCTTTCCAAGGTCTTTGGTGAACAAGAGACAGAAAGGCTGATGAAGATGTATCATGTCGGAACATCCTATAAGTGGGGAGGCTCAACCATTTATTGGCAAGTTGACAAGGATGATAAGGTGAGGACTGGCAAGGTCATGCTATATAATCCCAAAGACGGACATCGTGTGAAAGAGCCACGTTCTTATGTTGGATGGGCGCATGCTTTTCTTCTTCTTCCAGATTTCAACTTGTGCCAATGTTTCTTTGGTGAGCATTTGCTGGCACAGCATCCCACAATGTCGGTCGCTATTGTCGAGAGCGAAAAAACTGCCATAATCGCATCACATTTCATCCCCAATTTCATCTGGTTGGCAACTGGAGGTATGCATGGCTGTCTCAACCAAATCGCTGTCAAGGTATTGGGAGCTCGGGACATCATTCTGTTCCCTGACCTTGGAGCAACGGACAAATGGAAATCAAAAATTCCATTGCTGCAATCTGTTTGCAAAAGGGTTGTCATAAGCAACATCTTGGAAGACAATGCCACCGATGAACAAAAGACCAAAGGTCTTGACATTGCAGACTTCCTGCTGATGACGGAAACACCGCAGATGGCGCTACAAAGGCTGATAAAGCAACATCCGCCACTCCAACATCTGATAGACTGTCTTGGGTTGGTGTTGGTGGAAGAGTCATAG
- a CDS encoding DUF3987 domain-containing protein translates to MDALELCNKINMEAESLADSGFPLEVFPQKMQSIIIDMVVHGNFKVDYVAMSMLSAASAALGNTYRIHVKQDWDTNAALYIILVGRPGMGKTPPLQLAYKPIREYERKLFDKFCYELDLYEAACATKESGSKEMKKPILKRVTLDDFTLEALVLEHYNNLRGIAINYDEILGLLANTDRYGKNPMLERLLSIWSGCHLENTRVKNDRPQRVEEPCVNIIGTTQTKRMKELMASKFMDTGFLDRILVVYPKSKKVPHWLDEEDSHVRQSEASRKWADIIGKIFGLDYARCNDTNECCPNILYMDKDAHSLFFGWWNRNVDAINAIEDDEDVETRVMKHNTHVARIALLLQALRYACGESHLQSIDVDSIEGALLLNEYCENCYQRCRAFVAEDTCDSMSKELLYLLEDSFDTKTAIKTGMENLRVTDRTVMNYIKELMKSGLITKAKKGFYEKVKFETGQATET, encoded by the coding sequence ATGGATGCGCTTGAACTCTGCAACAAAATCAACATGGAAGCCGAGTCTTTAGCGGACTCAGGCTTCCCTCTTGAGGTGTTTCCACAAAAAATGCAGTCCATCATCATAGACATGGTGGTGCACGGCAATTTCAAGGTGGATTATGTCGCCATGTCCATGCTGTCGGCAGCATCAGCGGCTCTTGGCAATACCTATCGTATTCACGTTAAGCAGGATTGGGACACGAATGCCGCCCTTTATATCATATTGGTTGGCAGACCTGGCATGGGCAAAACCCCACCATTACAGCTTGCATACAAGCCAATTCGGGAGTATGAACGAAAGCTGTTTGACAAGTTTTGCTATGAACTTGACCTATATGAGGCAGCATGTGCAACAAAGGAAAGCGGAAGCAAGGAAATGAAGAAGCCTATTCTGAAAAGGGTCACATTGGATGACTTTACATTGGAGGCTCTGGTATTGGAGCATTACAACAACTTGCGTGGCATAGCCATCAACTATGATGAAATTCTCGGACTGCTTGCCAATACAGACAGGTATGGGAAAAATCCCATGCTTGAACGCCTACTTTCCATTTGGAGCGGATGCCACTTGGAGAACACACGTGTCAAGAATGACCGCCCACAACGTGTAGAAGAGCCATGTGTCAACATCATCGGTACAACACAGACCAAACGAATGAAGGAACTGATGGCTTCCAAATTCATGGATACAGGTTTTCTTGACCGTATTCTGGTTGTATATCCCAAATCCAAGAAAGTTCCACACTGGCTGGATGAGGAAGACAGCCATGTGCGCCAGAGCGAGGCTTCAAGAAAATGGGCTGACATCATCGGGAAAATCTTTGGACTTGACTATGCAAGGTGTAATGACACAAATGAATGTTGTCCAAATATCCTTTATATGGACAAGGACGCACATTCACTTTTCTTTGGTTGGTGGAACAGAAATGTGGATGCCATCAATGCCATAGAGGACGATGAGGATGTTGAAACGAGGGTGATGAAGCACAATACCCACGTCGCACGCATTGCCTTATTGCTCCAAGCTCTAAGATACGCCTGTGGCGAGAGCCATCTGCAAAGTATTGATGTGGATTCCATAGAAGGAGCATTACTGCTCAATGAATATTGTGAGAATTGTTATCAACGCTGCCGAGCCTTTGTTGCTGAAGACACCTGTGATTCTATGTCCAAGGAGTTGCTGTATCTGTTGGAAGACAGTTTTGACACAAAAACTGCCATTAAAACAGGAATGGAGAATCTGCGTGTTACAGACCGTACTGTGATGAACTATATAAAGGAGCTTATGAAGTCTGGACTAATCACAAAGGCAAAGAAAGGATTTTACGAAAAAGTAAAGTTCGAAACAGGACAGGCAACTGAAACATAA
- a CDS encoding helix-turn-helix domain-containing protein yields the protein MTKELTFNDLPMVVAQLRDEVVGMKQMIISLQSQNKPHKANTHIPMSVEEASAYLKMPMATLYMKLGNGSIPATKPGKRYCLYQDELDKWLETNRKNPVPLTAEEENAAILAGNKRKPKPLNW from the coding sequence ATGACAAAGGAATTAACTTTCAACGACCTTCCAATGGTCGTTGCCCAGCTTCGGGACGAAGTGGTGGGCATGAAGCAGATGATCATCAGTCTGCAATCACAGAACAAGCCACACAAGGCGAACACGCACATACCTATGAGTGTGGAGGAAGCATCGGCATACCTGAAAATGCCGATGGCAACTCTCTACATGAAACTTGGAAACGGCAGCATTCCTGCCACCAAGCCAGGCAAGCGTTACTGCCTTTATCAAGATGAACTTGACAAGTGGCTGGAGACTAACCGCAAGAATCCGGTACCTCTCACAGCAGAGGAGGAGAATGCAGCCATTCTTGCAGGAAACAAGCGCAAGCCGAAACCCTTAAACTGGTAA
- a CDS encoding NUDIX hydrolase N-terminal domain-containing protein, with protein sequence MNKIVQPQWLEWAKELQFIAQGGLTYSKDVFDIERFERIREIAAEMLSLQSGIPIEKVKNLFCNETGFQTPKLDTRAAIFKDDKILLVKEKNGTWSLPGGWVDINQSIKTNTEKEVKEEAGLNVKAIRVIAIQDRNLHNIPPYAYNVCKVFVLCEIESGSFRPNIETDESAYFGLEELPILAKEKNNEEQIKMCFSAYSDKNWQVLFD encoded by the coding sequence ATGAATAAAATAGTACAACCACAATGGCTTGAATGGGCAAAAGAACTACAATTCATTGCCCAAGGGGGATTGACATACTCCAAAGATGTATTTGATATAGAACGCTTTGAACGCATTAGAGAAATTGCAGCAGAAATGCTCAGCCTGCAAAGTGGAATACCCATAGAAAAAGTAAAGAATCTGTTTTGCAATGAAACTGGATTTCAAACTCCTAAATTAGATACACGAGCTGCGATATTCAAAGATGATAAAATATTGCTTGTGAAAGAGAAAAATGGAACTTGGTCTTTGCCCGGTGGTTGGGTCGATATAAATCAGAGTATCAAAACTAATACAGAAAAAGAAGTAAAAGAAGAGGCAGGGTTAAATGTAAAAGCTATCCGGGTAATAGCCATACAGGATAGAAATTTACATAATATTCCCCCATATGCCTACAATGTTTGTAAAGTTTTTGTTCTTTGTGAGATTGAAAGCGGATCTTTCCGACCCAATATTGAAACGGATGAGAGTGCCTATTTCGGATTGGAAGAATTACCTATTCTTGCAAAAGAGAAAAATAACGAAGAACAAATTAAAATGTGCTTTTCTGCTTACTCTGATAAAAACTGGCAAGTATTATTTGACTAA
- a CDS encoding HAD family hydrolase, which translates to MKYKHIVFDIDGTLIDTEYAVINSLIKTITEITGRAPQYESMKFALGITGRNALELLKIPDIEDALKRWDRNMKLLQHTIQPFQGIKECLQSLLSKGYLLGIVTSKTYQEYHSDFEPLGLADFFSTIVCADDTDEHKPKAAPLVAYLAKAHINPENALYIGDSIYDIQCADNAGVDSGLVLWSNNVSNPIRADYYFKTPHDISKIL; encoded by the coding sequence ATGAAATATAAACATATCGTATTCGACATAGACGGTACATTGATAGATACGGAATATGCAGTCATCAACTCTTTAATAAAAACAATTACAGAAATAACGGGACGTGCACCTCAATATGAAAGTATGAAATTTGCTTTAGGTATTACCGGAAGAAATGCGTTGGAATTACTCAAAATACCCGACATAGAAGATGCTTTGAAACGATGGGATAGGAATATGAAATTGCTCCAGCACACTATTCAACCTTTTCAAGGTATCAAAGAATGCTTGCAATCCCTTTTATCAAAAGGCTATCTTTTAGGCATTGTAACCTCCAAAACATATCAAGAATATCATTCTGATTTTGAACCATTAGGGTTAGCGGACTTTTTTTCCACAATTGTATGTGCAGATGATACTGATGAACATAAGCCCAAAGCAGCACCCTTAGTAGCATATTTGGCTAAAGCCCATATAAACCCCGAAAATGCTCTCTATATTGGTGATAGTATTTATGATATTCAATGTGCTGACAATGCCGGTGTTGATTCCGGATTGGTTTTATGGAGCAACAATGTATCTAATCCTATACGTGCAGACTATTATTTTAAGACACCCCATGATATAAGTAAAATTCTATAA
- a CDS encoding site-specific integrase, producing the protein MSNICKTVSLRTRKIKDGRMLSYYLDYYPGYRDESTMKVIRHESLGIYIYAKPKNQTEQKYNLNLTARAEAIRCRRFEAIVNERYDFFDKEKMKGDFLAYFKKLADKKNSKWQHVYMHFRTFTQGKCTFGEINVDLCNRFREYLLTAPQGLHKNRKLHINSAANYWSTFRASIHTAYRDRKIKENPNGFLERIETIPTDKEHLSQDEVIRLASTPCSAPALKRAFLFSCLTALRKSDIKKLTWEEIQPYGSDGVMYVTTRMQKTKDIVHNPISEEALELIGYSPDKRGKVFPDFKDSMTQAPLKNWLRDAGITKHISYHCSRHSFACLQLDAGTSIAVVQRYLGHKNVATTEVYAKISDAQKRASVGCITLRK; encoded by the coding sequence ATGAGCAACATTTGTAAGACCGTATCATTGCGTACACGCAAAATCAAGGACGGACGCATGCTGTCCTATTATCTTGACTATTATCCAGGCTATCGTGACGAGAGCACGATGAAAGTCATCCGCCACGAGTCGCTTGGCATCTACATTTATGCCAAGCCGAAGAACCAGACGGAACAGAAGTACAACCTCAACCTTACGGCAAGAGCCGAGGCGATACGCTGCCGTCGCTTCGAGGCTATCGTCAACGAGCGTTATGATTTCTTCGACAAGGAGAAGATGAAAGGCGATTTCCTTGCCTATTTCAAGAAACTGGCGGACAAGAAGAACTCCAAGTGGCAACACGTTTATATGCACTTTCGTACCTTCACGCAAGGCAAGTGTACCTTCGGGGAGATAAACGTGGACTTGTGCAACAGATTTCGTGAGTATCTGCTGACAGCACCACAGGGACTGCATAAGAACAGAAAGCTGCATATCAACTCAGCAGCCAACTACTGGTCAACGTTCCGTGCTTCAATCCACACTGCCTATCGTGACCGCAAGATAAAGGAGAACCCGAACGGTTTCTTGGAGCGTATCGAGACAATCCCGACTGACAAGGAGCATCTTTCACAAGACGAGGTTATCCGCTTGGCATCCACACCTTGCTCTGCTCCTGCCTTGAAGCGAGCCTTCCTGTTCTCTTGCCTAACGGCTTTGAGAAAGAGCGACATCAAGAAGCTCACTTGGGAAGAAATACAGCCATACGGCAGCGATGGTGTGATGTATGTCACTACACGAATGCAGAAGACAAAAGACATCGTGCATAACCCAATCAGTGAGGAAGCCTTGGAACTGATAGGCTATTCACCGGATAAACGTGGCAAGGTGTTCCCCGATTTCAAAGACTCCATGACACAGGCACCATTGAAGAACTGGCTGAGAGATGCAGGGATAACCAAGCATATCTCCTATCATTGCTCACGCCACAGCTTTGCCTGTCTCCAGCTCGATGCAGGAACCAGTATTGCGGTTGTGCAGCGTTATCTCGGTCACAAGAATGTGGCAACGACAGAAGTGTATGCCAAGATTTCCGATGCACAGAAACGTGCTTCGGTTGGCTGCATTACGTTGAGAAAGTAA